In one Flavobacteriales bacterium genomic region, the following are encoded:
- a CDS encoding TetR/AcrR family transcriptional regulator, whose product MDIKPRQLEIIEAAGQLVTEDGFAALTTKRLAERMHFTEAALYRHFKSKEEILVTMLNHLAENIDERLGHLADEHADPVERVRAMFDSQFTYFQKNPQYLMAIFATGMLEASHGIDTGIERIMVVKRRHLLNAIKDGQRSGVFTSDHTAETLGHILMGTFRLHMLQWRMSGRSFDVRRKGMSLIVATLNLITC is encoded by the coding sequence ATGGACATTAAGCCGCGCCAACTGGAGATCATCGAAGCCGCCGGACAACTGGTGACCGAAGATGGTTTCGCAGCGCTCACCACCAAGCGCCTGGCTGAACGCATGCACTTTACCGAAGCGGCGCTCTACCGGCACTTCAAGAGCAAGGAGGAGATCCTGGTGACCATGTTGAACCACCTTGCTGAGAACATCGATGAGCGGCTTGGGCATTTGGCCGACGAGCATGCGGACCCGGTGGAGCGCGTCCGGGCCATGTTCGACAGCCAGTTCACCTACTTCCAGAAGAACCCGCAATACCTGATGGCCATTTTCGCCACGGGGATGCTGGAAGCCTCACACGGCATCGATACCGGCATCGAGCGCATCATGGTGGTAAAGCGCCGCCACCTGCTCAACGCCATCAAGGACGGGCAACGATCGGGTGTCTTCACCTCGGACCACACGGCCGAAACGCTCGGTCACATCCTCATGGGCACCTTCCGCCTGCACATGCTGCAATGGCGCATGAGCGGCCGCTCCTTCGATGTGCGCCGGAAAGGCATGTCCCTCATCGTTGCCACCCTGAACCTCATCACGTGCTGA
- a CDS encoding efflux RND transporter permease subunit has product MNLTRIAIERPSLIIVLFGVLFLGGIVAYKGLGVEMMPDFSQPVITIRTMYPGAAPEEVANSVTRPVEDALSALERVDFISSRSLANASIVIVNFKYGADLDLAMQDAQRRIDNIRKDLPEGLQPPVMSKVSPNDLPIMSLSVLSDRSAPEFHQHLVDQLLPRIQQLKGVAEITLLGGEQREVQVKVDQERLLLHKVALPQVSEAILRAGREVPAGAVRTTDGQLTVKLAGKLHTVQDVEEVVISMPAPGSVVRVKDVAMVVDGVADPTSVSRYNGREGIGLLIKKQGDANAVDVSAAVRAELARIEAEEAAFGTRFIIASDSTDTTMEAVNAVLFDLGLAIVLVSIVMLLFLRSLRNSLIVLVAIPASLVSAFVAMGLFGYTLNLMTLLAMSLIIGILVDDSIVILENIQRYLDKGLDKRQAALIGRAEIGFSALSITLVDVVVFLPIIFVQVFVADLLKQFSVVVVVSTLMSLFVSFTLTPWLASRMGQREDLKPTTSWARALLRFEHGLDQLNEWYARQLRWVLTHRAAFLGIVLLLFAAMGAIIKQGIMTKELIATGDQGIFRLTLEYDKQVPLQENNLRSRALEEHMLQRPEVANVFSNVGGPSTGIGSMGVGAEYRSELTIDLVPKAQRDGRSTEATMMMLREDLLQHFPGVDITMATIGLVPRSAPVEITLSGANRDLVMRTAHILKDTLAGIPGANNVRLSIESGAPELQVHLDRDRMAQLGLGTAAVGATLRNALAGNDDARLFQDGTEYPIRVRVDDIQRRDAQDMERLLFVNAAGMPVRLAQFATVERHEPPAMVERLDRMSAVTLTADALGRGSGSVADDVVAYLGNNPLPEEVRLTWGSDVKRQNDSFGALGGALLISFILVYLVMVALYDSFLYPFVVLFSIPVAVIGAFLALNLSLSSLSLFTLLGLIMLLGLVAKNAILIVDRTNQLKAEGMHYVEALVEAGRTRLRPILMTTIAMVFGMLPIALATGTGSEWKNGLAWVIIGGLTSSMLLTVYLVPVMYHLLEGAKNTVAGWRIASSNRSAAAP; this is encoded by the coding sequence ATGAACCTTACCCGCATCGCCATCGAGCGCCCGTCGCTCATCATCGTCCTCTTTGGTGTGCTCTTCCTCGGCGGCATCGTGGCCTACAAGGGCCTGGGCGTGGAAATGATGCCCGACTTCAGCCAGCCGGTGATCACCATCCGCACCATGTACCCGGGGGCCGCGCCCGAGGAAGTGGCCAACAGCGTGACCCGGCCGGTGGAGGATGCTCTGAGCGCCTTGGAACGGGTGGACTTCATCAGCAGCCGATCCCTGGCCAACGCCTCCATAGTCATTGTCAACTTCAAGTACGGCGCCGACCTGGACCTGGCCATGCAGGATGCCCAACGCCGCATCGACAATATCCGGAAAGACCTCCCCGAAGGCCTTCAGCCACCGGTGATGTCGAAGGTCTCCCCGAACGACCTGCCCATCATGAGCCTCAGTGTGCTCAGCGACAGGTCTGCCCCGGAATTCCACCAGCACCTGGTGGACCAGCTGCTGCCCCGTATCCAGCAACTGAAGGGCGTGGCGGAGATCACCCTGTTGGGCGGTGAACAGCGCGAGGTGCAAGTAAAGGTTGACCAGGAACGCCTGTTGTTGCACAAGGTGGCTCTGCCGCAGGTGAGCGAGGCCATTCTTCGCGCCGGGCGGGAAGTGCCGGCAGGTGCTGTGCGCACCACGGATGGACAGCTCACCGTGAAGCTCGCTGGCAAGCTGCACACTGTGCAGGATGTGGAGGAAGTGGTGATATCCATGCCCGCCCCGGGGTCCGTGGTGCGCGTGAAGGACGTGGCCATGGTGGTGGATGGCGTGGCCGACCCCACTTCGGTGAGCCGCTACAACGGTCGTGAAGGCATCGGCCTGCTCATCAAGAAACAGGGCGATGCGAACGCGGTGGACGTGAGCGCCGCCGTGCGCGCGGAACTGGCTCGCATCGAAGCCGAGGAAGCCGCCTTCGGCACGCGCTTCATCATCGCATCGGACAGCACCGACACCACCATGGAGGCGGTGAACGCCGTGCTCTTCGACCTGGGCCTGGCCATCGTGCTCGTCAGCATCGTCATGCTCCTGTTCCTGCGCAGCCTGCGCAACTCGCTCATCGTACTGGTGGCCATCCCGGCCTCGCTCGTGAGCGCATTCGTGGCCATGGGCCTCTTCGGCTACACACTCAATCTGATGACGCTGCTGGCCATGTCGCTCATCATCGGCATCCTGGTGGATGACAGCATCGTGATCCTGGAGAACATCCAGCGCTACCTGGACAAGGGTCTGGATAAGCGCCAGGCCGCACTCATCGGCCGCGCGGAGATCGGCTTCTCGGCCTTGTCCATCACCCTCGTGGATGTGGTGGTCTTTCTCCCCATCATCTTCGTGCAGGTCTTCGTGGCCGACCTGCTCAAGCAGTTCAGCGTGGTGGTGGTGGTCTCCACCCTTATGAGCCTCTTCGTCAGTTTCACGCTCACTCCATGGCTGGCCTCGCGCATGGGCCAGCGCGAGGACCTGAAGCCCACCACCAGTTGGGCCCGCGCCCTGCTCCGCTTCGAGCATGGCCTGGACCAACTGAACGAATGGTATGCCCGTCAGCTCCGCTGGGTGTTGACGCACCGGGCCGCCTTCCTTGGCATCGTGCTGCTACTATTCGCGGCCATGGGAGCCATCATCAAGCAAGGCATCATGACCAAGGAGCTCATCGCCACCGGCGACCAAGGCATCTTCCGCCTCACCTTGGAATACGACAAACAAGTGCCTTTGCAGGAGAACAACCTGCGCAGCCGCGCGCTGGAGGAGCATATGTTGCAACGGCCCGAGGTGGCCAATGTCTTCAGCAACGTAGGTGGCCCCAGCACCGGCATCGGCAGCATGGGCGTGGGTGCCGAATACCGCAGTGAGCTCACCATCGACCTGGTGCCTAAGGCCCAGCGCGACGGCCGCAGTACCGAAGCCACCATGATGATGCTTCGCGAAGATCTGCTTCAGCACTTCCCTGGTGTGGACATCACGATGGCCACCATCGGCCTGGTGCCGCGCAGCGCCCCGGTGGAGATCACCCTGAGCGGCGCTAACAGGGACCTGGTGATGCGCACGGCCCACATCCTGAAGGACACCCTCGCTGGCATACCCGGCGCCAACAACGTGCGCCTGAGCATCGAAAGCGGCGCTCCTGAGCTGCAGGTACACCTGGACCGCGACCGCATGGCGCAGCTAGGCCTTGGCACCGCTGCCGTGGGCGCCACCCTGCGCAATGCCCTCGCCGGCAACGATGATGCGCGCCTCTTCCAGGATGGCACTGAGTACCCCATCCGCGTTCGCGTGGACGACATTCAACGGCGCGATGCGCAGGACATGGAGCGCCTCCTCTTCGTGAACGCGGCCGGTATGCCCGTGCGGCTGGCGCAGTTCGCCACCGTGGAACGTCACGAACCGCCTGCCATGGTGGAGCGCCTGGACCGCATGAGCGCCGTGACCCTCACCGCCGATGCCCTGGGTCGAGGTTCGGGCAGCGTGGCCGATGATGTGGTGGCCTACCTGGGCAACAATCCCTTGCCCGAAGAGGTGCGCCTCACCTGGGGCAGCGATGTGAAGCGGCAGAACGACAGCTTCGGCGCACTGGGCGGCGCACTGCTCATCTCCTTCATCCTCGTCTACCTAGTGATGGTGGCCCTCTATGACAGCTTCCTCTACCCTTTCGTGGTGCTCTTCAGCATCCCCGTGGCCGTCATCGGTGCCTTCCTCGCGCTCAATCTCAGCCTGTCTTCGCTCAGCCTGTTCACGCTGCTGGGGCTCATCATGCTGCTGGGCCTGGTGGCCAAGAACGCCATCCTCATCGTGGACCGTACCAACCAGCTGAAGGCCGAGGGCATGCACTACGTGGAAGCGCTGGTGGAGGCCGGCCGCACCCGCCTGCGCCCCATCCTCATGACCACCATCGCCATGGTCTTCGGAATGCTGCCCATCGCACTGGCCACCGGCACCGGCAGCGAATGGAAGAACGGCCTGGCCTGGGTCATCATCGGCGGCCTCACCAGCAGCATGCTGCTCACCGTGTACCTGGTTCCGGTGATGTACCACCTGCTGGAAGGAGCGAAGAACACCGTGGCAGGCTGGCGCATCGCCTCATCGAACAGGTCGGCAGCCGCCCCCTGA
- a CDS encoding TolC family protein, protein MMRLVSSIRPFLGAAMLAWSLVATAQQPTSVLSLQACIDQALVNDQRVRAAEIDQRMAGARVDEQRAGLLPKVRALADMRHYAQLPYQLLPSSFFGGPEGVYREIQFGTPDNISMNVQAQLPLVDVGSWESIHVAREAERLAGIQRERGREEVVLDVSNAYYNAQVLQARRTFLDSNLQSTEAMLRNVELLHAQLLARGTDVDRLRLQRDQLRTQLERVGAQQEQVLDLMRLMTGLPADAPLATEPASPSANPAPATPRPTAGLRLAEQTMLLRHAEIRLLKRSRLPSLQGYGLLGNTGFGPIGSEGRYDFYPVSYFGATLQVPLFNGTVITRKVAQKELELERAGLLRDAVADREGLEQRRAARDEALAFRTLADAEAQLTLADRIRRSTLLQHAEGVATLTDLLLADQAVREGQQLYIDALVQLRKAQLELARLNGTLLNERP, encoded by the coding sequence ATGATGCGCCTGGTCAGCTCCATACGGCCCTTCCTGGGCGCGGCGATGTTAGCCTGGTCACTCGTTGCCACTGCACAGCAACCCACCTCCGTGCTGTCGCTGCAGGCGTGCATCGACCAGGCGCTGGTCAACGACCAACGTGTGCGCGCTGCGGAGATCGACCAACGCATGGCCGGGGCGCGGGTGGACGAGCAACGCGCCGGCCTGTTGCCCAAGGTGCGGGCGCTGGCGGATATGCGGCACTATGCGCAGTTGCCCTATCAACTGCTTCCCTCTTCCTTCTTCGGTGGTCCCGAAGGCGTGTACCGCGAGATCCAGTTCGGCACACCGGACAACATTTCCATGAACGTGCAGGCCCAGTTGCCTTTGGTGGATGTAGGTAGCTGGGAGAGCATCCATGTGGCGCGCGAGGCGGAACGCCTGGCTGGCATCCAACGCGAACGCGGCCGCGAAGAGGTGGTGCTGGATGTGAGCAATGCGTACTACAATGCCCAGGTGCTCCAGGCACGCCGCACGTTCCTGGACAGCAACCTGCAGAGCACCGAGGCCATGCTCCGGAACGTGGAACTGCTCCACGCGCAACTGCTGGCGCGGGGCACCGATGTAGATCGGCTACGACTGCAACGCGACCAATTGCGCACCCAGCTTGAACGCGTGGGGGCCCAACAGGAACAGGTGCTCGACCTCATGCGCCTGATGACGGGCCTCCCCGCCGATGCGCCGTTGGCCACAGAACCTGCTTCACCGTCCGCGAACCCTGCACCGGCAACACCAAGACCCACCGCCGGACTGCGCCTCGCCGAACAGACCATGCTGCTCCGTCATGCGGAGATCCGCCTGTTGAAACGATCGCGCCTGCCTTCCCTCCAAGGCTATGGTTTGCTGGGCAACACCGGCTTCGGCCCCATCGGCAGCGAGGGTCGCTACGACTTCTATCCCGTAAGCTACTTCGGAGCCACCCTGCAAGTGCCTCTCTTCAATGGCACGGTGATCACCCGCAAGGTGGCACAGAAGGAACTGGAGTTGGAACGCGCCGGTCTGCTGCGCGATGCGGTGGCCGACCGTGAAGGCTTGGAACAACGACGCGCCGCGCGTGACGAGGCCCTTGCCTTCCGTACGCTCGCTGATGCGGAAGCGCAGCTCACACTGGCTGACCGCATCCGCCGCAGCACCCTGCTGCAACATGCGGAAGGGGTGGCAACGCTCACCGACCTGCTGCTGGCCGACCAGGCCGTGCGTGAAGGCCAACAGCTGTACATCGATGCCTTGGTGCAACTGCGCAAGGCCCAACTGGAACTGGCGCGCCTCAACGGCACGCTGCTGAACGAACGCCCATGA
- a CDS encoding Glu/Leu/Phe/Val dehydrogenase, with product MEKKAEQRQGMYKVVMDQFERAADIMGLDPGVRKILAKTNSEIVVHFPVKLDDGSIEVFTGYRVQHNNALGPYKGGLRYHQTVDIDSARALAIWMTWKTALAGLPYGGGKGGVEINPKLYSQGELERITRRFTYALGDNIGPDLDIPAPDVNTNPQIMAWIADTYSSTKSPATRFANLHVVTGKPLGAGGLEGRDRATGFGVVATLKSWSKRTGKPLKGMRYIVQGFGNVGYWTSHFLAEEGAVLIAVQDASATIHNVNGIDPEDLNRHVEANNRSIAGYAKAGTMAPGEFFGLPCDIVVPAALGNQITAANAGSIKANVVAEGANGPTDTEGEAILRANGVDIIPDILCNSGGVIGSYYEWLQNKRSEIWKIDQVLEMIQEKIDTAFDKVVTTAEEFEVNWRDSAYIVALRRLEKTYKERGIFP from the coding sequence ATGGAAAAGAAAGCCGAGCAACGGCAAGGCATGTACAAGGTGGTCATGGACCAGTTCGAACGTGCGGCCGACATCATGGGCCTGGACCCCGGCGTGCGGAAGATCCTGGCCAAGACCAACAGCGAGATCGTGGTCCACTTCCCCGTGAAGCTGGACGACGGCTCCATCGAGGTCTTCACCGGCTACCGCGTGCAGCACAACAACGCGCTCGGGCCCTACAAGGGCGGCCTGCGCTACCACCAGACCGTGGACATCGACTCCGCCCGCGCCCTGGCCATCTGGATGACCTGGAAGACCGCGCTCGCCGGACTGCCCTATGGCGGCGGCAAGGGCGGCGTGGAGATCAATCCCAAGCTCTACTCGCAGGGCGAGCTGGAGCGCATCACCCGCCGCTTCACCTATGCGCTGGGCGACAACATCGGGCCCGACCTGGACATCCCGGCGCCCGATGTGAACACCAACCCGCAGATCATGGCCTGGATCGCGGACACCTACTCCAGCACCAAGTCGCCCGCCACGCGCTTCGCCAACCTGCACGTGGTGACCGGCAAGCCCCTGGGCGCCGGCGGACTGGAAGGCCGTGACCGCGCCACCGGATTCGGCGTGGTGGCCACCCTCAAGTCATGGTCCAAGCGCACCGGCAAGCCCCTGAAGGGCATGCGCTACATCGTGCAGGGCTTCGGCAACGTAGGCTATTGGACCTCGCACTTCCTGGCTGAGGAAGGTGCCGTGCTCATCGCCGTACAGGACGCCAGTGCCACCATCCACAACGTGAACGGCATCGACCCCGAGGACCTGAACCGACACGTGGAGGCCAACAACCGCAGCATCGCCGGTTACGCCAAGGCCGGCACCATGGCACCCGGAGAGTTCTTCGGCCTGCCCTGCGACATCGTGGTGCCCGCCGCGCTCGGCAACCAGATCACCGCGGCCAACGCCGGAAGCATCAAGGCCAACGTGGTGGCCGAAGGCGCCAACGGGCCCACGGACACCGAGGGCGAGGCCATCCTGCGCGCCAACGGCGTGGACATCATCCCCGACATCCTCTGCAACAGCGGCGGCGTGATCGGCAGCTACTACGAGTGGCTCCAGAACAAGCGCAGCGAGATCTGGAAGATCGACCAGGTGCTGGAGATGATCCAGGAGAAGATCGACACCGCCTTCGACAAGGTGGTCACCACCGCCGAGGAGTTCGAAGTGAACTGGCGCGACAGCGCCTACATCGTGGCCCTGCGACGACTGGAGAAGACCTACAAGGAACGTGGCATCTTCCCCTAA
- a CDS encoding sigma-54 dependent transcriptional regulator — protein sequence MSAPSPSVLLVDDARDMLELLRRSMNALGLTPFTANTVVDAIEVLEHSPVDLVITDLNMPEVSGIQLVRYLSQHFPAIPVLVITGYPKLEDAVQVMKLGAVEYLVKPFTQEELREAVNRVLSSITPPEGRAADPDGRSSFHGIIGRSPAMQEVYRIIERTKNNRATVLVTGESGTGKEMVARAIHYNSTFASAPFIAVNCGAIPDQLLESELFGHVKGAFTGAATNRVGFFQAADGGTLFLDEIGNATPAVQAKMLRAIQEKEVTMLGSTKPQRVEVRLISAANTDLQAMIRQGTFREDLYYRINLINIHIPPLRERVEDIPLLVDHFNARFSKEQGQRPLRIPARIMDALIAYPWPGNVRELENLVHRLVILKGGSVEMDDLPPHLKMEPPRGTDAGPLVTLAEMERRHIQRVLEATGNNKTKAAAVLGIDRKTLREKLKEPGHITPGGES from the coding sequence ATGAGCGCCCCTTCCCCTTCCGTCCTGCTGGTGGACGATGCCCGTGACATGCTGGAGCTGCTGCGCAGGAGCATGAACGCACTGGGGCTGACGCCCTTCACCGCGAATACCGTGGTGGATGCCATCGAGGTGCTCGAGCACAGCCCGGTGGACCTGGTGATCACCGACCTGAACATGCCCGAGGTGAGCGGCATCCAGCTGGTACGCTACCTCTCGCAGCACTTCCCCGCCATCCCGGTGCTGGTGATCACGGGCTACCCCAAGCTCGAGGATGCGGTGCAGGTGATGAAGCTCGGTGCGGTGGAGTACCTCGTGAAGCCCTTTACGCAGGAAGAGCTGCGGGAGGCGGTGAACCGGGTCCTCAGCAGCATTACCCCACCGGAGGGCCGTGCGGCGGACCCGGATGGGCGCTCATCGTTCCACGGCATCATCGGCCGCTCCCCGGCCATGCAGGAGGTCTACCGCATCATCGAGCGCACCAAGAACAACAGGGCCACGGTGCTGGTGACCGGCGAGAGCGGCACGGGCAAGGAGATGGTGGCGCGCGCCATCCATTACAACAGCACGTTCGCCTCCGCGCCCTTCATCGCCGTCAACTGCGGGGCGATCCCGGACCAGCTGCTGGAGAGCGAGCTCTTCGGTCATGTGAAGGGTGCCTTCACCGGGGCCGCCACCAATCGTGTTGGCTTCTTCCAGGCGGCCGATGGCGGCACGCTCTTCCTCGACGAGATCGGGAACGCCACCCCTGCCGTGCAGGCCAAAATGCTGCGCGCCATCCAGGAGAAGGAGGTCACCATGCTGGGCTCCACCAAGCCGCAGCGCGTGGAGGTGCGCCTGATCTCCGCCGCCAACACCGACCTCCAGGCCATGATCCGGCAAGGCACCTTCCGAGAGGACCTGTATTACCGCATCAACCTGATCAACATCCACATACCGCCCCTCCGCGAGCGCGTGGAGGACATCCCGCTCCTCGTGGACCATTTCAATGCCCGGTTCAGCAAGGAGCAGGGCCAGCGGCCGCTGCGCATCCCCGCGCGCATCATGGATGCCCTGATCGCCTACCCGTGGCCCGGCAATGTGCGCGAACTGGAGAACCTCGTGCACCGCCTTGTGATCCTGAAGGGCGGCTCTGTGGAGATGGACGACCTTCCGCCCCACCTGAAGATGGAGCCGCCACGCGGAACCGATGCGGGACCGCTTGTCACCCTGGCGGAAATGGAGCGCCGGCACATCCAACGCGTGCTGGAAGCCACCGGCAACAACAAGACGAAAGCCGCCGCCGTGCTCGGAATCGATCGCAAGACGCTGCGGGAGAAACTGAAAGAGCCGGGGCATATCACCCCGGGCGGGGAGTCCTGA
- a CDS encoding tryptophanase produces MKHRTIIEPFRIKSVEPIGLSTEAERVEYLKEAHYNPFLLRSRDVIIDLMTDSGTSAMSAHQWAGMMEGDEAYAGSRSWERMLAEVQDLTGMEHVLPTHQGRAAERILYGHLGGPGKVFISNTHFDTTRANIEFTGATAIDIPIAEGRDPALMHPFKGNMDVAELDHLLKEHKGNVGAVILTVTNNSGGGQPVSLANAEGVAAICKRHGVPFLLDCCRIAENSWFIKDREEGMEGLSYRQIAQRLFALADGAIMSAKKDALVNMGGFLSVRDAALAEACINLLIITEGFTTYGGLSGRDMEAIAIGLQEVFDPHYLDYRIKSTTFVGRKLHELGVPLMRPIGGHAVYIDAKALYPHIPPDQYPGQALVCELYRLGGIRSVEIGSVMFGTYLPDGSLKPSPMELVRLAIPRRVYTQSHMEYVAETFEEIMRTREQVRGYRIIKEPRFLRHFTAHFEEI; encoded by the coding sequence ATGAAGCACCGCACCATCATCGAACCCTTCCGCATCAAGAGCGTGGAACCCATCGGCCTCAGCACGGAGGCGGAACGCGTGGAGTATCTCAAGGAGGCCCACTACAATCCGTTCCTGCTCCGGTCGCGTGATGTGATCATCGACCTGATGACCGACAGCGGCACCAGCGCCATGAGCGCGCACCAATGGGCGGGCATGATGGAGGGCGACGAGGCCTACGCCGGTTCGCGCAGCTGGGAGCGCATGCTCGCCGAGGTGCAGGACCTCACCGGCATGGAGCATGTGCTGCCCACCCACCAGGGCCGCGCCGCCGAACGCATCCTCTACGGCCATTTGGGCGGTCCGGGCAAGGTCTTCATCAGCAACACCCACTTCGACACCACCCGCGCCAACATCGAGTTCACCGGTGCCACCGCCATCGACATCCCCATTGCCGAAGGCCGCGACCCTGCTCTCATGCATCCCTTCAAGGGGAACATGGACGTGGCCGAGCTGGACCATCTGCTCAAGGAGCACAAGGGCAACGTGGGCGCCGTCATCCTCACCGTCACCAACAACAGCGGCGGCGGACAACCGGTGAGCCTGGCCAATGCCGAGGGCGTGGCCGCCATCTGCAAACGCCACGGGGTACCCTTCCTGCTCGATTGCTGCCGCATCGCGGAGAATAGCTGGTTCATCAAGGACCGCGAGGAGGGCATGGAGGGCTTGTCCTACCGCCAGATCGCGCAACGGCTGTTCGCCCTGGCCGATGGGGCCATCATGAGCGCCAAGAAGGATGCGCTGGTGAACATGGGCGGCTTCCTCTCCGTGCGTGATGCAGCGCTGGCCGAGGCCTGCATCAACCTGCTCATCATCACCGAGGGCTTCACCACCTACGGCGGCCTCAGCGGGCGTGACATGGAGGCCATCGCCATCGGCCTGCAGGAGGTCTTCGATCCCCACTACCTGGACTACCGCATCAAGAGCACCACCTTCGTGGGCCGCAAGCTGCATGAACTGGGCGTTCCGCTGATGCGTCCCATCGGGGGCCATGCGGTGTACATCGATGCCAAGGCGCTCTATCCGCACATCCCGCCGGACCAGTACCCCGGGCAGGCGCTGGTGTGCGAGCTCTACCGGCTGGGCGGCATCCGCAGCGTGGAGATCGGCTCGGTCATGTTCGGCACCTACCTGCCCGATGGCTCGCTGAAGCCCTCACCCATGGAGCTGGTGCGCCTGGCCATCCCGCGCCGCGTGTACACCCAGAGCCACATGGAGTACGTGGCCGAGACCTTCGAGGAGATCATGCGCACGCGCGAGCAGGTGCGCGGCTACCGCATCATCAAGGAGCCGCGTTTCCTACGGCACTTCACGGCGCATTTCGAGGAGATATAG
- a CDS encoding efflux RND transporter periplasmic adaptor subunit, with protein MKRWMLWIGLIALLALTVVKLALNKRTVIERVYRHDKHAPVHVTVEAVLAGRGGQGPRYGGTIVPVREGRVMAEVPGRVLHVAVREGQQVRKGDLLAQLDGEFLRLQQEAALVQVAALEKDLARYRVLTAADAVQGVQLEKTEQALHSARIQLANVTEQLQRTTIRAPFDGEVTQLLVQEGSVVAPSMPVATLSDPRELEVLLHVNEKDVAQFQHGQTVQVTMGDRSTPFTGTVHSIGRRGDVANRFPVRIALSADTRIVAGMSTTVILPNSTTVDQVTIPARALLGSAIEPEVYVVRDSVARRMPIAVATAGDGRMIVQRGLTAGDLVVTSGAVSLHDGARVTYR; from the coding sequence ATGAAACGCTGGATGCTCTGGATCGGATTGATCGCCTTGCTGGCGCTCACCGTGGTGAAACTGGCCCTGAACAAGCGGACGGTGATCGAACGCGTGTACCGGCACGACAAGCACGCCCCCGTGCATGTAACTGTTGAAGCCGTGCTGGCAGGGAGAGGTGGGCAAGGGCCGCGATATGGCGGCACCATTGTGCCGGTGCGCGAAGGACGCGTAATGGCCGAGGTGCCAGGTCGCGTGCTACACGTTGCCGTCCGCGAGGGTCAGCAGGTGCGCAAGGGCGACCTGCTCGCACAGCTCGACGGTGAATTCCTGCGCCTACAGCAGGAAGCGGCACTGGTCCAGGTGGCGGCGCTTGAAAAGGACCTAGCGCGCTATCGCGTGCTCACCGCCGCTGATGCGGTGCAAGGAGTTCAGCTGGAGAAGACCGAACAGGCCCTGCACAGTGCGCGCATCCAACTGGCAAACGTTACCGAGCAGCTCCAACGCACCACCATCCGCGCGCCCTTCGATGGCGAGGTGACCCAACTGTTGGTGCAGGAGGGTTCGGTGGTGGCGCCGTCCATGCCCGTGGCCACGCTCAGTGACCCGCGCGAGTTGGAGGTGCTGCTCCACGTCAACGAGAAGGATGTCGCCCAGTTCCAGCATGGACAGACCGTGCAGGTGACCATGGGTGATCGGTCCACACCATTCACCGGTACGGTACACAGCATCGGCCGGCGAGGCGATGTGGCGAACCGTTTCCCCGTGCGCATCGCACTGTCGGCCGACACCCGCATCGTGGCCGGGATGTCCACAACGGTGATACTGCCCAACTCCACAACAGTTGATCAGGTTACCATTCCGGCCCGTGCTCTTTTGGGCTCCGCCATCGAACCGGAGGTGTATGTGGTGCGCGACAGTGTGGCCCGCCGCATGCCCATTGCGGTGGCCACCGCCGGCGATGGAAGGATGATCGTGCAGCGGGGGCTTACGGCAGGCGACCTCGTTGTGACCAGCGGTGCCGTGAGCCTGCACGATGGCGCCCGTGTGACCTACCGATGA
- a CDS encoding beta-eliminating lyase-related protein encodes MGVPPFRSAAGHAVYIDAKSLYPHIPPQQYPGQALVCELYRLGGIRSVEIGSVMFGTYLPDGSLKPSPMELVRLAIPRRVYTQSHMEYVAETFEEIMRTRGQVRGYRIIREPRFLRHFTAHFERIEQA; translated from the coding sequence ATGGGGGTACCGCCATTTCGCTCCGCAGCGGGCCATGCGGTGTACATCGATGCCAAGTCCCTCTATCCGCACATCCCGCCGCAGCAGTATCCCGGCCAGGCGCTCGTGTGCGAGCTCTACCGCCTGGGCGGCATCCGCAGCGTGGAGATCGGCTCTGTCATGTTCGGCACCTATCTCCCCGATGGTTCACTGAAGCCCTCGCCCATGGAACTGGTGCGCCTGGCCATCCCGCGCCGCGTGTACACCCAAAGCCACATGGAATACGTGGCCGAGACCTTCGAGGAGATCATGCGCACCCGCGGGCAGGTGAGGGGCTACCGCATCATCAGGGAGCCGCGTTTCCTCAGGCACTTCACCGCGCATTTCGAGCGCATCGAGCAGGCCTGA